From Micromonospora sp. NBC_01699, a single genomic window includes:
- the hemW gene encoding radical SAM family heme chaperone HemW, producing the protein MPGVLPEGEPVPADGSLPRTALAAVGARGFGVYVHVPFCASRCGYCDFNTYTATELGGGGGRDGYADSVLAELALAGRVLGEAPPGRVDTVFVGGGTPTLLPADELARILDGIDRTWGLAADAEVTTEANPESVTPESLKTLRAAGYTRISLGMQSAAAGVLALLDRKHTPGRAVQAALEARDAGFDHVNLDLIYGTPGETADDFAASLAAVTRAGVDHVSAYALIVEDGTRLAGRMRRGELPYPSDDVAADRYLAAEAALGAAGFSWYEVSNWARTADARCRHNLLYWTGGDWWGLGPGAHSHVGGVRWWNVKHPTAYADRLAAGASPGQARELLTGDDRHMEDVMLRLRLDSGLPLAGLDDAGRLGADRALADGLLSRPEYAAGRAVLTLRGRLLADAVVRDLLP; encoded by the coding sequence ATGCCCGGCGTCCTCCCCGAAGGTGAACCCGTACCCGCTGACGGTTCGCTGCCCCGTACCGCCCTGGCCGCCGTCGGCGCCCGGGGGTTCGGGGTCTACGTGCACGTGCCCTTCTGCGCCAGCCGGTGCGGATACTGCGACTTCAACACGTACACCGCCACCGAACTCGGCGGCGGTGGTGGCCGGGACGGCTACGCCGACTCGGTGCTGGCCGAGCTGGCGCTGGCCGGGCGGGTGCTGGGCGAGGCCCCGCCGGGGCGGGTGGACACCGTCTTTGTCGGCGGCGGCACCCCGACCCTGCTGCCCGCCGACGAGCTGGCCCGGATCCTGGACGGGATCGACCGGACCTGGGGGCTGGCCGCCGACGCCGAGGTCACCACGGAGGCGAACCCGGAATCGGTGACCCCGGAGTCGCTCAAGACGCTGCGGGCCGCCGGCTACACCCGGATCTCGCTGGGTATGCAGTCCGCCGCCGCCGGGGTGCTCGCCCTGCTCGACCGCAAGCACACCCCGGGACGGGCGGTCCAGGCCGCGCTGGAGGCGCGTGACGCCGGGTTCGACCACGTGAACCTGGACCTGATCTACGGCACGCCGGGCGAGACCGCCGACGACTTCGCCGCCTCGCTGGCCGCGGTCACTCGGGCGGGCGTCGACCACGTCAGCGCGTACGCCCTGATCGTGGAGGACGGCACCCGGCTGGCCGGTCGGATGCGGCGCGGCGAGCTGCCGTACCCGAGTGACGACGTGGCGGCGGACCGCTACCTGGCCGCGGAGGCCGCCCTCGGCGCGGCCGGTTTCTCCTGGTACGAGGTTTCCAACTGGGCCCGCACCGCCGACGCCCGGTGCCGGCACAACCTGCTCTACTGGACCGGCGGGGACTGGTGGGGCCTCGGTCCGGGGGCACACAGCCACGTCGGCGGCGTGCGGTGGTGGAACGTCAAACACCCCACGGCGTACGCGGACCGCCTCGCCGCCGGTGCGTCTCCCGGTCAGGCGCGGGAACTGCTCACCGGTGACGATCGGCACATGGAGGACGTGATGCTGCGGCTGCGGCTGGACTCCGGTCTGCCGTTGGCCGGGCTCGACGACGCCGGCCGACTCGGAGCGGACCGGGCCCTGGCCGACGGTCTGCTCAGCCGGCCCGAGTACGCGGCCGGCCGGGCGGTGCTGACCCTGCGCGGCCGACTGCTCGCCGACGCCGTGGTACGCGACCTGCTGCCCTGA
- a CDS encoding MOSC domain-containing protein yields the protein MTGRVVSVNLGLVTRAAWAGDPSGRTGIDKRPTTEPVALRTGGVAGDFVGELSVHGGPDKAVYSYAREDADWWSRELGREIPPGGFGENLSTEGVDLTGAVIGEQWQVGSALLQVSQPRTPCRTFAGFWDVRDLIKRFVARALPGAYLRVLREGEVTVGDSVTVVHRPAHGITIGETFRALNISPELLPRLLDVPELPAHLRERAERRTAGRPG from the coding sequence ATGACGGGCAGAGTTGTTTCGGTCAACCTGGGCCTGGTGACGCGGGCGGCCTGGGCCGGCGACCCGAGCGGACGCACCGGCATCGACAAGCGGCCGACGACGGAACCGGTGGCGTTGCGCACCGGCGGGGTGGCCGGCGACTTCGTCGGCGAACTCTCGGTCCACGGCGGGCCGGACAAGGCGGTCTACTCGTACGCCCGCGAGGACGCCGACTGGTGGTCGCGGGAACTGGGGCGGGAGATCCCGCCGGGCGGCTTCGGCGAGAACCTCTCCACCGAGGGAGTCGACCTGACCGGGGCGGTCATCGGCGAGCAGTGGCAGGTCGGTTCGGCGCTGCTACAGGTGAGCCAGCCGCGTACGCCGTGCCGGACGTTCGCCGGCTTCTGGGACGTACGGGACCTGATCAAGCGGTTCGTCGCGCGGGCGCTGCCGGGGGCGTACCTGCGGGTGCTCCGTGAGGGCGAGGTGACGGTCGGCGACTCGGTGACGGTGGTGCACCGACCGGCACACGGAATCACCATCGGGGAGACGTTCCGCGCCCTCAACATCAGCCCGGAACTGCTGCCGCGCCTGCTCGACGTACCGGAACTCCCGGCCCACCTGCGGGAGCGCGCCGAGCGGCGGACCGCCGGCCGGCCGGGCTAG
- the hrcA gene encoding heat-inducible transcriptional repressor HrcA, giving the protein MGLDDRKLDVLRAIVEDYVSTQEPVGSKALVERHQLGVSPATVRNDMAVLEEEGYIRQPHTSAGRVPTDRGYRLFVDRLSRVKPLTPAERRAIERFLVGAVDLDDVVHRTVRLLAQLTRQVAVVQYPSLARSSVRHLELVPISTTRLMFVMIADTGRVEQRLVEMPAPLLADDVTDLRRLVNEKLVGSRLSDTPPLVQALVDEVTPDLRPAMVTLATVLLETLVERNEERIALAGTANLTRGGLLDFQGSLRPILEALEEEVILLKLFGEVEPSTLRIRIGDENEIDNLRATSVVSTGYGTGSNILGGLGVLGPTRMDYPGTIATVRAVARYVGDLLAQN; this is encoded by the coding sequence ATGGGTCTCGACGACCGCAAGCTCGACGTGCTGCGCGCGATCGTGGAGGACTACGTATCCACCCAGGAGCCGGTCGGCAGCAAGGCCCTGGTCGAACGGCACCAACTCGGTGTGTCGCCGGCCACTGTCCGCAACGACATGGCCGTACTCGAAGAAGAGGGCTACATCCGGCAGCCGCACACCAGCGCCGGCCGGGTGCCCACCGACCGGGGCTACCGCCTCTTCGTCGACCGTCTCTCCCGGGTCAAGCCGCTCACCCCGGCCGAACGCCGGGCCATCGAACGTTTCCTGGTCGGCGCCGTCGACCTCGACGACGTGGTGCACCGTACGGTCCGGCTGCTCGCCCAGCTCACCCGGCAGGTCGCCGTGGTGCAGTACCCCAGCCTGGCCCGCTCGTCCGTACGTCACCTGGAACTCGTGCCGATCTCCACCACCCGGCTCATGTTCGTCATGATCGCCGACACCGGTCGGGTCGAACAGCGCCTGGTCGAGATGCCCGCACCACTGCTCGCCGACGACGTCACCGACCTGCGCCGACTGGTCAACGAGAAACTCGTCGGCAGCCGGCTCTCCGACACCCCGCCGCTGGTCCAGGCACTCGTCGACGAGGTCACACCCGACCTGCGCCCGGCGATGGTGACCCTGGCGACGGTCCTGCTCGAAACCCTCGTCGAACGAAACGAGGAACGCATCGCCCTGGCCGGCACGGCCAACCTGACCCGTGGCGGGCTGCTCGACTTCCAGGGCTCGCTGCGCCCGATCCTCGAAGCGCTGGAGGAGGAGGTCATCCTGCTCAAGCTCTTCGGCGAGGTCGAACCCAGTACGCTGCGAATTCGGATCGGCGACGAAAATGAGATCGACAACCTGCGGGCCACCTCGGTGGTGAGCACCGGGTACGGCACCGGCAGCAACATCCTCGGCGGGCTCGGGGTGCTCGGGCCGACCCGAATGGACTACCCCGGCACCATCGCGACCGTACGCGCGGTCGCCCGTTACGTGGGCGACCTACTGGCACAGAACTGA
- a CDS encoding DUF4870 domain-containing protein yields the protein MTEPPRPPGEGGNGGHPPEPPTAPFTSPGSYPSPGEAPPPGYGPPPAAPQYGSPPPAPQYGAPDAPGGGYPPPGGYPPPGGYPPPGGYPPPGGYPPAGGGYPPPGGYPGGPVPHGYANSDEKTFALIAHFGGIVVGFIAPLISLLAKGKESPTVRVHAVEALNFQITWAVATLVAVILGVCSFGLLAFLPLITWAVVVVFSIIGGLKANEGAVYRYPMTYRLVK from the coding sequence ATGACTGAACCACCCCGCCCTCCCGGAGAGGGCGGCAACGGCGGTCACCCGCCGGAACCGCCGACCGCTCCGTTCACGTCGCCGGGCTCGTACCCGAGTCCCGGTGAGGCTCCGCCGCCCGGGTACGGCCCGCCGCCGGCCGCCCCGCAGTACGGCTCCCCTCCGCCAGCCCCGCAGTACGGCGCACCGGACGCGCCCGGCGGCGGCTATCCCCCGCCCGGTGGCTACCCGCCACCGGGTGGTTATCCCCCGCCCGGTGGCTACCCCCCGCCGGGTGGTTACCCGCCCGCCGGCGGTGGCTACCCGCCGCCCGGCGGCTACCCGGGCGGCCCGGTCCCGCACGGGTACGCGAACAGCGACGAGAAGACCTTTGCCCTGATCGCGCACTTCGGCGGCATCGTCGTGGGTTTCATCGCCCCGTTGATCTCGCTGTTGGCGAAGGGCAAGGAGTCGCCGACCGTACGGGTGCACGCGGTCGAGGCGCTCAACTTCCAGATCACCTGGGCCGTCGCCACGTTGGTCGCGGTGATCCTCGGGGTCTGCTCGTTCGGGCTCCTCGCCTTCCTTCCCTTGATCACCTGGGCCGTGGTGGTCGTCTTCTCGATCATCGGCGGTCTCAAGGCGAACGAGGGTGCCGTCTACCGGTACCCGATGACGTACCGCCTGGTGAAGTAG
- a CDS encoding GlsB/YeaQ/YmgE family stress response membrane protein yields the protein MTVVGIITALIVGLIVGALGRLVVPGKQNMPIWLHMLIGVGAALLGTVIARAAGIATETAGIDWRELLVQVVVAAIAVAIVAGVGGRRSVSRY from the coding sequence ATGACTGTTGTTGGCATCATCACCGCACTCATTGTTGGCCTGATCGTCGGCGCCCTCGGCCGCCTGGTCGTGCCCGGCAAGCAGAACATGCCGATCTGGCTGCACATGCTGATCGGCGTCGGCGCCGCGCTGCTCGGCACCGTGATCGCACGGGCCGCCGGCATCGCCACCGAGACCGCCGGCATCGACTGGCGCGAGCTGCTGGTACAGGTTGTCGTCGCGGCGATCGCGGTGGCCATCGTGGCCGGTGTCGGTGGGCGCCGCAGCGTCAGCCGCTACTGA
- a CDS encoding NUDIX domain-containing protein has product MTLRAYGPDASFCPRCGAPLAGAPPIACGRCGYNLFVNPRPTACLIVLDGDPVTPRFLGLLRAAEPCSGQWATPGGFCNGWEHPSAAAVREGREELGVEVTLGDCVGMYLGSYEYQGETLPVLDVFYFAAIDAGEIRLDPAEASEMAWFELADPPKLAFETMNEAVRAAARQLGL; this is encoded by the coding sequence GTGACCCTGCGGGCGTACGGGCCGGACGCCTCGTTCTGCCCGCGCTGCGGGGCGCCGCTGGCCGGCGCCCCGCCCATCGCCTGCGGTCGCTGTGGCTACAACCTGTTCGTCAACCCCCGCCCGACCGCCTGCCTGATCGTGCTCGACGGCGACCCGGTCACGCCCCGCTTCCTGGGCCTGCTGCGCGCCGCCGAGCCCTGCTCCGGGCAGTGGGCGACGCCGGGCGGCTTCTGCAACGGCTGGGAACACCCGAGCGCCGCCGCCGTCCGGGAGGGACGGGAGGAACTCGGCGTCGAGGTCACCCTCGGCGACTGTGTTGGCATGTACCTCGGCAGCTACGAGTACCAGGGCGAGACGCTGCCCGTACTGGATGTGTTCTATTTTGCCGCGATCGACGCCGGTGAGATCCGGCTCGACCCGGCGGAGGCGTCCGAGATGGCGTGGTTCGAGTTGGCCGACCCTCCCAAACTGGCCTTCGAGACCATGAACGAGGCCGTTCGGGCAGCCGCGCGACAACTGGGACTCTGA
- a CDS encoding enoyl-CoA hydratase-related protein, which yields MTAAADTLVRVSTAAGVTTLTLDSPRNRNALSTPLMTQLLAALADAVTDDTVRVVVLSHNGPVFCSGADLKETAAAFDSGSVPAGMLGDVLAAVAECPKPVLARIAGPARAGGLGLIAAADIALCAREATFAFTEVRIGVIPAVISATVLPRLQPRAAAELYLTGETFDGERAERIGLVSRAVPADELDAAVADYCAALVRGAPGALAGTKELLSRPAGADLRAELARLGALSTGYFRSEEGREGILAFREKRPARWVPGA from the coding sequence ATGACCGCAGCCGCTGACACTCTCGTCCGGGTGTCGACCGCCGCCGGGGTGACCACGCTCACCCTGGACAGCCCGCGCAACCGCAACGCGCTCTCCACCCCGCTGATGACCCAGCTGCTCGCCGCCCTGGCCGACGCTGTGACCGACGACACCGTACGGGTGGTGGTGCTGTCGCATAACGGGCCGGTGTTCTGCTCCGGTGCCGACCTGAAGGAGACCGCGGCGGCGTTCGACAGCGGCTCGGTGCCGGCCGGGATGCTCGGCGACGTACTCGCCGCCGTTGCGGAGTGCCCGAAGCCGGTCCTCGCCCGGATCGCCGGACCGGCCCGCGCGGGCGGCCTGGGCCTGATCGCCGCCGCCGACATAGCGCTCTGTGCCCGGGAGGCGACGTTCGCCTTCACCGAGGTACGGATCGGGGTGATCCCGGCGGTGATCTCGGCGACCGTATTGCCCCGGTTGCAGCCGCGCGCCGCCGCCGAGCTGTACCTGACCGGCGAGACCTTCGACGGGGAGCGGGCCGAGCGGATCGGGCTGGTCAGCCGGGCGGTGCCGGCCGACGAGCTGGACGCGGCCGTGGCCGACTACTGCGCCGCCCTGGTCCGGGGTGCGCCCGGCGCCCTGGCCGGGACCAAGGAGCTGCTGTCCCGACCGGCCGGTGCCGACCTGCGGGCCGAACTCGCCCGGCTCGGCGCCCTGTCGACCGGCTACTTCCGGTCCGAGGAGGGGCGGGAGGGAATCCTCGCGTTCCGCGAGAAACGGCCGGCTCGTTGGGTACCCGGGGCCTGA
- a CDS encoding 16S rRNA (uracil(1498)-N(3))-methyltransferase — MSVALFLVEDLPVGEVFTLGGVEGHHAATVQRLRVGEGLLLADGRGGTASAVVTAVGRGTLELRISSLAYDDACDPRLVVVQGIAKGDRGELAVQAMTEVGVDEIVPWAASRSVVQWRGERGGRAREKWVATAREAAKQSRRSWLPVVAGPPDESTGRVVDRIAGAAAGFVLHEEATVGLSTVELPASGEIVLVVGPEGGITPAEVAAFEAVGARTVRLGPAVLRTSTAGVAALAVLSARLGRW, encoded by the coding sequence GTGTCTGTGGCGTTGTTTTTGGTGGAGGACCTGCCGGTGGGGGAAGTGTTCACGCTGGGGGGAGTTGAGGGGCATCATGCGGCTACGGTGCAGCGGTTGCGGGTGGGGGAGGGGTTGCTGCTCGCGGATGGGCGGGGTGGCACGGCCAGCGCGGTGGTGACGGCCGTCGGCCGGGGGACGTTGGAGCTTCGGATCAGCTCGTTGGCGTACGACGATGCGTGCGACCCGCGTCTGGTGGTCGTGCAGGGGATCGCCAAGGGGGACCGGGGCGAGTTGGCCGTACAGGCGATGACCGAGGTCGGGGTGGACGAGATCGTGCCCTGGGCGGCGTCCCGTTCGGTGGTGCAGTGGCGCGGTGAGCGGGGTGGCCGGGCGCGGGAGAAGTGGGTGGCGACCGCGCGGGAGGCGGCGAAGCAGTCCCGCCGGTCGTGGTTGCCGGTGGTGGCCGGGCCCCCGGACGAGTCGACCGGGCGGGTGGTGGACCGGATCGCCGGGGCGGCGGCGGGCTTCGTGCTGCACGAGGAGGCGACGGTGGGGCTTTCCACCGTGGAGCTGCCGGCGAGCGGGGAGATAGTGCTGGTGGTGGGGCCGGAGGGCGGCATAACCCCGGCCGAGGTGGCCGCATTCGAGGCGGTCGGTGCGCGGACGGTGCGCCTGGGTCCGGCGGTGCTGCGTACGTCGACCGCGGGCGTGGCGGCGCTGGCTGTGTTGTCGGCGAGGCTTGGGCGCTGGTAG
- a CDS encoding beta-glucosidase family protein, whose product MTAAATASATETAIERALTALDLETKARLLSGQDWWTLPALPEIGLRSLVMSDGPIGVRGIGWTPDDPSVALPSPTALAATWDPELARTAGRLLGQEARRKGVHVLLAPTVNLHRSPLGGRHFECYSEDPLLTGEIGAGYVTGVQDQGVGTTVKHFVANDSETERFTVDVRVSDRALHELYLAPFERIVAAGAWGVMAAYNGVNGVTMTEHADLQHGLLKERWGFDGFIVSDWTAARSAVGTANGGLDVVMPAHGDPWGPQLVAAVRAGRVAEDMVDDKVRRVLRLAARVGLLDGVPPAVEPDDRPAPLHGPDVARYIATRSFVLARNVADLLPLDSTALRRVAVCGALATDARILGGGSAQVVPERVVSPLAGLTLALPNAEVTYAIGADPRPRLAAAGGEQWSSITATLRDADGEALYRAELSTAVARWLGALPAGVDPTELASVELSARCTPHTSGEHQLSIDGFGLFRLTVAGTEIFDGPLFDGEQDPAETFLAPVERRFAITLLEGEPVQVTLTQQVVEGMAGAVHFALGHAAPTASPDELIDAAARAAAEADVAVVVVGTTEQVESEGFDRTSLALPGRQDELVSRVAAANPRTVVVVNAGSPVLMPWADEVAAILLTWFPGQEAGAALADVLLGVAEPGGRLPTTWPRHADDAPVLSTAPTDRTLSYDEGVFIGYRGWRAEPLFPFGHGLGYTTWAYESLTVDTTADNPVAVVTLRNAGSRTGREVVQLYVGPAEPDPERPTRQLAGFATVTAAPDETITVRVPLAARSTQIWAGQWRTVPGPYTVEAARGVADIRLTTTLEVTD is encoded by the coding sequence ATGACGGCAGCGGCGACAGCTTCGGCAACCGAGACGGCGATCGAGCGGGCGCTGACCGCGCTCGACCTGGAAACCAAGGCCCGGCTCCTGTCCGGCCAGGACTGGTGGACCCTGCCCGCACTGCCCGAGATCGGGCTCCGCTCCCTGGTGATGTCCGACGGGCCGATCGGCGTACGCGGAATCGGCTGGACCCCCGACGACCCGTCGGTGGCGCTGCCCAGCCCGACCGCGCTCGCCGCCACCTGGGATCCGGAGCTGGCCAGGACAGCCGGCCGGCTGCTCGGCCAGGAGGCCCGGCGCAAGGGTGTGCACGTGCTGCTCGCTCCCACGGTCAACCTGCACCGCAGCCCGCTCGGTGGCCGGCACTTCGAGTGCTACTCCGAGGATCCGCTGCTCACCGGCGAGATCGGCGCCGGCTATGTCACCGGCGTGCAGGACCAGGGCGTCGGCACCACGGTCAAGCACTTCGTCGCCAACGACTCCGAAACCGAACGGTTCACCGTCGACGTACGGGTGTCCGACCGGGCGCTGCACGAGCTGTACCTGGCCCCGTTCGAGCGGATAGTGGCTGCCGGAGCATGGGGCGTGATGGCCGCGTACAACGGGGTCAACGGCGTCACCATGACCGAACACGCCGACCTCCAACACGGGCTCCTGAAAGAACGCTGGGGCTTCGACGGGTTCATCGTCTCCGACTGGACCGCCGCCCGGTCTGCGGTGGGCACCGCCAACGGCGGGCTCGACGTGGTGATGCCCGCCCACGGTGACCCGTGGGGGCCACAACTGGTCGCCGCCGTACGCGCCGGCCGGGTCGCCGAGGACATGGTGGACGACAAGGTACGGCGGGTTCTGCGCCTCGCCGCACGGGTGGGCCTGCTGGACGGCGTACCCCCGGCGGTGGAACCCGACGATCGGCCGGCGCCGCTGCACGGACCCGACGTGGCGCGTTACATCGCGACCCGCTCCTTCGTGCTCGCCCGGAACGTCGCCGACCTGCTGCCGCTGGACTCGACCGCGCTGCGCCGAGTAGCGGTCTGCGGCGCGCTCGCCACCGACGCGAGGATCCTCGGCGGCGGCAGCGCCCAGGTCGTCCCGGAGCGGGTCGTCTCCCCGCTCGCCGGGCTCACCCTCGCGCTACCCAACGCCGAGGTCACGTACGCGATCGGCGCCGACCCCCGGCCGAGGCTCGCCGCCGCCGGCGGCGAACAGTGGTCCTCGATCACCGCGACCCTGCGCGACGCCGACGGCGAAGCGCTCTACCGGGCCGAGTTGAGCACCGCCGTCGCCCGCTGGTTGGGCGCCCTGCCCGCCGGCGTCGACCCGACCGAACTGGCCTCGGTCGAACTGTCCGCCCGCTGCACCCCGCACACCAGCGGTGAACACCAGCTCTCGATCGACGGGTTCGGGCTGTTCAGGCTCACCGTCGCCGGCACCGAGATCTTCGACGGCCCGCTCTTCGACGGGGAGCAGGACCCGGCGGAGACATTCCTCGCCCCGGTGGAGCGACGCTTCGCGATCACCCTGCTCGAAGGCGAACCGGTGCAGGTGACCCTGACCCAGCAGGTGGTCGAGGGAATGGCCGGCGCCGTGCACTTCGCCCTCGGCCACGCCGCACCGACCGCCAGCCCCGACGAGTTGATCGACGCGGCCGCCCGCGCCGCCGCCGAGGCGGACGTGGCCGTCGTCGTGGTCGGCACCACCGAACAGGTCGAGTCCGAAGGCTTCGACCGGACCAGCCTCGCCCTGCCCGGCCGCCAGGACGAACTGGTCAGCCGGGTCGCCGCGGCCAACCCGCGTACGGTCGTCGTGGTCAACGCCGGCTCCCCGGTCCTGATGCCCTGGGCCGACGAGGTGGCGGCGATCCTGCTCACCTGGTTTCCGGGACAGGAGGCCGGTGCCGCGCTCGCCGACGTACTGCTCGGCGTGGCCGAGCCCGGCGGGCGGCTGCCCACCACCTGGCCCCGACACGCCGACGACGCACCCGTCCTCTCCACCGCCCCGACCGACCGCACCCTCAGCTACGACGAGGGCGTTTTCATCGGCTACCGGGGCTGGCGGGCCGAACCCCTCTTCCCGTTCGGCCACGGCCTCGGCTACACCACCTGGGCGTACGAGTCACTGACGGTCGACACCACCGCCGACAACCCGGTCGCGGTGGTGACGCTGCGCAACGCCGGCAGCCGTACCGGCCGTGAGGTGGTACAGCTCTACGTCGGCCCGGCCGAGCCCGACCCCGAGCGCCCGACCCGGCAACTCGCCGGCTTCGCCACGGTCACCGCCGCACCCGACGAGACGATCACCGTACGCGTCCCGCTGGCCGCCCGCTCCACCCAGATCTGGGCCGGTCAATGGCGTACGGTCCCCGGCCCCTACACCGTAGAAGCCGCCCGAGGCGTCGCCGACATCCGCCTGACCACCACCCTGGAAGTCACCGACTGA
- the dnaJ gene encoding molecular chaperone DnaJ — MAKDYYGILGVSRGASDDEIKRAYRKLARQFHPDVNPDPEAHEKFKDINAAYEVLSDDQKRQIVDLGGDPLAPGGGGGGAGPGGAGPFVGFQDIMDAFFGAAGGSRGPRPRTRPGADAILRLELDLNETAFGVEAPITVDTAVLCTTCAGAGTAAGTHLATCEACGGRGEVQSVQRTFLGQVVSSRPCTVCQGYGTVIPQPCPTCAGDGRVRTRRSLTVKIPAGVEDGMRIRLAQQGEVGPGGGTAGDLYVEIHERTHDVYSRKGDDLHCRVTVPMTAAALGTRLTIKTLDSDEPVDVKPGTQPGSTLRLRARGVPHLRGTGRGDLFVHLDVRTPTKLDADQERMLRDFAKTRGEEVAELSKQGGFFSRMRDAFNGH; from the coding sequence GTGGCCAAGGACTACTACGGGATTCTCGGCGTCAGCCGGGGGGCCTCCGACGACGAGATCAAGCGCGCCTACCGCAAGCTGGCGCGGCAGTTCCATCCGGACGTCAATCCGGATCCGGAGGCGCACGAGAAGTTCAAGGACATCAACGCCGCCTACGAGGTCCTCTCCGACGACCAGAAGCGCCAGATCGTCGACCTTGGCGGGGACCCCCTGGCCCCCGGCGGTGGCGGCGGTGGTGCCGGACCCGGCGGAGCCGGCCCGTTCGTCGGCTTCCAGGACATCATGGACGCCTTCTTCGGTGCCGCGGGTGGGAGCAGGGGGCCCCGGCCACGTACCCGGCCGGGCGCCGACGCCATCCTGCGCCTCGAACTGGACCTGAACGAGACGGCCTTCGGCGTCGAGGCGCCGATCACCGTCGACACCGCCGTACTCTGCACCACCTGCGCCGGTGCGGGCACCGCCGCCGGCACCCATCTCGCCACCTGTGAGGCGTGCGGTGGGCGCGGCGAGGTCCAGTCGGTGCAGCGGACCTTCCTCGGCCAGGTCGTCTCGTCCCGGCCGTGCACGGTCTGCCAGGGCTACGGCACCGTCATCCCGCAACCCTGCCCGACCTGTGCCGGTGACGGCCGGGTCCGTACCCGCCGGTCGCTGACCGTCAAGATCCCGGCCGGGGTCGAGGACGGCATGCGGATCCGGCTCGCCCAGCAGGGCGAGGTCGGCCCCGGTGGCGGCACCGCGGGCGACCTCTACGTCGAGATCCACGAACGCACCCACGACGTCTACTCCCGCAAGGGCGACGACCTGCACTGCCGGGTCACCGTGCCGATGACCGCCGCCGCGCTGGGCACCCGGCTCACCATCAAGACGCTGGACAGCGACGAACCCGTCGACGTCAAGCCGGGCACCCAACCGGGCAGCACCCTGCGGCTGCGCGCCCGTGGCGTACCGCACCTGCGCGGCACCGGACGGGGTGACCTCTTCGTCCACCTGGACGTCCGTACCCCGACCAAGCTCGACGCCGACCAGGAGCGCATGCTCCGCGACTTCGCCAAGACCAGGGGCGAGGAGGTGGCCGAGCTGAGCAAACAGGGCGGCTTCTTCTCCCGCATGCGAGACGCGTTCAACGGGCACTAG